Proteins co-encoded in one Candidatus Pelagibacter sp. RS40 genomic window:
- a CDS encoding FAD-dependent monooxygenase, translating into MKSIAIVGSGISGLFLANLLEKNTSFSYKIFEKKPSLDLSDGYGIQLSVNSINLLNKIGFQTMNASEVFFPKKVNFFDAKVLEKICDIDLSQFNFENNRYTTLKRSKLIEFLLSNIPKDKIIFNSDLINIEEYEKLKLSFSDNTKEEFDYIVAADGVYSRTKEILFKKEGTPKYFNSIALRGNIQNFENSDISLYLGSNFHFVIYPINQNNEFNFISIVRKKLVGSEITNRSLFKDKIFINNLMSQISSKSDLNLSELVNEIKCFPIFVSKKIKIPNNKNIFLMGDAFFSFPPSFAQGASQSIESANDLFNDLNNNLSNYYKKRVLKTKQINSRSSINHHAFHIANPINVFFRNIFLKYLSKNKSFLENYLGKIYKN; encoded by the coding sequence ATGAAAAGTATTGCAATAGTTGGATCTGGAATTTCTGGTCTTTTTCTCGCAAACCTTTTAGAAAAAAATACCTCTTTTTCTTATAAAATTTTTGAAAAAAAACCCTCATTAGATTTAAGCGATGGTTATGGGATACAGTTATCAGTAAACAGCATTAATCTTCTAAATAAAATTGGATTTCAAACAATGAATGCGAGCGAAGTATTTTTTCCAAAAAAAGTAAATTTTTTTGATGCAAAAGTGTTGGAAAAGATATGTGATATTGACTTATCTCAATTTAACTTTGAGAATAACAGATATACAACATTAAAAAGATCAAAATTAATAGAATTTTTGTTAAGTAATATCCCAAAAGATAAAATAATTTTTAACTCTGATCTCATTAATATTGAGGAATATGAGAAATTAAAATTATCTTTCAGCGATAATACCAAAGAGGAATTTGATTACATAGTTGCAGCTGATGGAGTTTATTCAAGAACAAAAGAAATTTTATTTAAAAAGGAGGGTACACCAAAGTATTTTAATTCAATTGCACTTAGAGGGAATATTCAGAACTTCGAAAATTCAGATATTTCACTATATTTAGGGTCAAATTTTCACTTTGTAATCTATCCTATCAATCAAAATAACGAATTTAATTTTATATCTATAGTAAGAAAAAAATTAGTAGGATCTGAGATTACAAATAGAAGTCTATTTAAAGATAAAATTTTTATAAATAACTTAATGAGCCAGATTTCCTCAAAATCAGATTTAAATTTATCTGAGTTGGTAAATGAAATTAAATGCTTTCCAATTTTTGTGAGTAAAAAAATTAAAATACCCAATAATAAAAATATATTTTTAATGGGTGATGCGTTCTTTTCATTTCCACCCTCTTTTGCGCAAGGAGCATCACAATCAATTGAATCTGCAAATGATCTTTTCAATGATCTAAATAATAATTTATCAAATTATTATAAAAAAAGAGTTTTAAAGACGAAACAGATAAATTCTAGATCTTCCATAAATCACCATGCATTCCATATTGCAAATCCTATAAATGTTTTTTTTAGAAATATTTTTCTTAAATATCTTTCTAAAAATAAAAGTTTTTTAGAAAATTATTTGGGTAAAATTTATAAGAATTAA
- a CDS encoding A/G-specific adenine glycosylase: MTNQNIPKKILYWYDNNKRTLPWRKKVSKKKQDYFTLVSEFMLQQTQVKTVIPYFEKFIKEFPNLKLLAKSSDHKILKNWEGLGYYSRARNLKKTAIKLLKDYKGELPEDIETLKSLPGIGEYTSRSILAIAHNKPYIPMDGNVERILKRVFLLKTDYEISKENLNKKKSFFGFSKRSSDYAQAIMEIGALICKPSLPYCFRCPLTQNCKSYKKKDFLIKSKNKFNKIKYFEANVNKYKNNYLLIKNKKFNFLKNLIIFPMIEIDENKFENSTQKKINVKMSNMDMKIIINKNIKVKKTNNSIMLNKENIKNYILPSFTKKILNSVS; encoded by the coding sequence ATGACAAATCAAAACATACCAAAAAAAATTCTATATTGGTACGATAATAATAAAAGAACCCTACCTTGGAGAAAAAAAGTTTCGAAAAAAAAACAAGACTACTTTACTCTTGTAAGTGAATTTATGCTTCAACAAACACAGGTTAAAACTGTTATTCCTTATTTTGAAAAGTTTATAAAAGAATTTCCAAATTTAAAATTATTGGCTAAATCAAGTGACCACAAAATTTTAAAAAACTGGGAAGGACTTGGGTATTATTCTAGAGCGAGAAATTTAAAAAAAACTGCAATAAAACTATTAAAGGACTATAAAGGTGAATTACCAGAAGATATTGAAACACTTAAATCTCTCCCAGGAATTGGTGAGTATACTTCGAGATCAATTTTAGCAATTGCACATAATAAGCCTTATATTCCAATGGATGGAAACGTTGAAAGAATACTAAAAAGAGTTTTTTTACTTAAAACTGATTATGAAATATCCAAAGAAAACTTAAATAAAAAAAAATCCTTTTTTGGATTTTCAAAAAGATCAAGTGATTATGCACAAGCAATCATGGAGATAGGAGCATTAATTTGTAAGCCTTCATTGCCATATTGCTTTCGCTGTCCACTTACACAAAATTGTAAATCTTATAAGAAAAAAGATTTTTTAATCAAATCAAAAAATAAGTTTAACAAAATAAAATACTTTGAAGCAAATGTGAATAAATATAAAAATAATTATTTATTAATAAAAAATAAAAAATTCAATTTTTTAAAAAATTTGATTATTTTTCCAATGATAGAAATAGATGAGAATAAATTTGAAAATTCAACTCAAAAAAAAATAAATGTAAAAATGTCAAATATGGATATGAAAATAATTATTAATAAAAATATTAAAGTTAAAAAAACAAATAACAGTATAATGTTGAACAAAGAAAATATTAAAAATTATATTTTACCTTCATTTACAAAAAAAATATTAAATTCAGTATCATGA
- a CDS encoding DUF721 domain-containing protein, with the protein MNIKYNTKQRYKSIQGLRSFKDTLPKEAKRILNKKGDVYNKTLDNWKYIVGKELFKECYPKSFKGSNKVKNSCLTIMVKRGSEVNLEYSKNEIIKKMNAFFGYEVVQTIKLNTFDGFLEKKLKKSPDYATKNKHIKDISNIRNEKVRNSLIELSNLYKKK; encoded by the coding sequence ATGAATATTAAATACAATACTAAGCAGAGATATAAATCCATTCAAGGTTTAAGATCTTTTAAGGATACTTTGCCCAAAGAGGCAAAAAGAATACTTAATAAAAAAGGGGATGTTTATAATAAAACTCTTGATAATTGGAAATATATAGTTGGTAAAGAATTATTCAAAGAATGTTATCCAAAATCATTTAAGGGATCTAATAAGGTAAAAAATAGTTGTTTGACTATAATGGTTAAAAGAGGGTCTGAAGTGAATTTAGAATATTCTAAAAATGAAATTATAAAAAAAATGAATGCATTCTTCGGATATGAAGTTGTTCAAACTATAAAACTAAATACATTTGATGGATTTTTGGAAAAAAAGCTCAAAAAAAGCCCTGATTATGCGACAAAAAACAAACACATAAAAGACATAAGTAATATTAGAAATGAAAAAGTTAGAAATTCTTTAATAGAGTTAAGCAATTTATACAAAAAAAAATGA
- a CDS encoding thioredoxin domain-containing protein, producing MKKILLTFLLSFFLFPNISSSDVRPIIDGNIDAKVKLVVFESLTCGFCANFHKKIYPELKKEFIDKGFVSIEYKNFPLDIAAFNAAKIAHCKNDGNSEVLHYLYEKQSEWVRGGSIDDANKNIKELIENSSFKIDIESCLADKSVEDHILEDRINGVKKYKVKATPTLIINGKKFDNPTDYKKLKKYIEKLI from the coding sequence ATGAAAAAAATTTTATTAACCTTTTTATTATCCTTCTTTTTATTCCCTAATATCTCAAGTTCTGATGTAAGACCAATAATTGATGGAAATATTGATGCAAAAGTCAAGTTAGTAGTATTTGAATCTTTAACCTGCGGTTTTTGTGCAAACTTCCATAAGAAAATTTATCCAGAATTAAAGAAAGAGTTTATTGATAAAGGTTTTGTTTCAATTGAATATAAAAATTTTCCTTTAGATATCGCAGCATTTAATGCAGCAAAAATTGCTCATTGTAAAAACGACGGCAATTCTGAAGTCTTACACTATCTCTATGAGAAGCAAAGTGAATGGGTAAGAGGTGGTTCAATTGATGATGCAAACAAAAACATAAAAGAGCTTATAGAAAATTCTAGTTTCAAAATAGATATTGAGAGTTGTTTAGCTGATAAATCTGTAGAAGATCATATACTCGAAGACCGAATCAATGGTGTAAAAAAATATAAAGTTAAAGCAACCCCTACTCTAATAATTAATGGCAAAAAGTTTGATAATCCAACAGACTATAAAAAATTAAAAAAATACATAGAAAAACTGATATAA
- a CDS encoding chromosome segregation SMC family protein, producing the protein MEFKKIQLTGFKSFAEKTNFLIEEGLTGIVGPNGCGKSNIVESLRWCMGETSAKSMRGSGMEDVIFSGTSNKPSKNIAEVSIALSNENKDGPIQYNDLDEIEIKRKIEKDKGSKFYINNKEVRAKDAQMFFADLSTGAHSPSLISQGRIGALVTAKPADRRAILEEAAGIAGLHVRRHEAELRLSAAENNLKRADELRRQQERQLANLQKQAEEAAKYKSVSEEIKKVEAGLYYLKLKDIDHEIKLENEINTEAEDQVKEFNSQLENLEKRITDETNKVTPIRERNIENLSKIQRLNLELKSLDEENERIEEEIKSIKNSLRMIDEDIDREKSIVIDANSNEKRLKEEKGELIEIDSKYYETEKLSNQDLDVAKENLKREQDKVDRILDTFSSENLKKNIEQINKIIDQITAAKNLINEQNNSAALKVLDECKENLSYLNIKIKDAEEGDKITVLNETNEIIKKLQEKYADIYSNNQNIKKESVKRNERIQKIDLEIESWKNLLTNSEKMVRELNDRKNKQTLKLNDLEKQPQLQAEKKGQISESLRISEKEQNENETIIVEIDDKILKLSNELKDTKENSIEIRERKASSGATIDGLSKRRSDLLERVSAELNLSEEKLLEFSNLEKEVEFPDVVTQEELLDEKKRQREKLGSVNLRADEETSKYEVEIKKMEKDRQDLVTAIIKLKESISELNQKGRERLLEAFEKVNRKFNEVYTKLFNGGNAKLELVDSDDPLDAGLEMLVSPPGKRLQSITLLSGGEQALTALSLIFAVFLTNPSPICVLDEVDAPLDDANVTRFCNLLTELTKITSTRFIIVTHHALTMSKMDRLYGVTMPEKGISQLVAVDLQKAESMVA; encoded by the coding sequence ATGGAATTTAAAAAAATCCAGCTTACTGGATTTAAATCATTCGCAGAAAAAACCAACTTTCTTATTGAAGAAGGTTTGACAGGTATTGTTGGTCCAAATGGTTGCGGGAAATCAAATATTGTTGAGTCTTTAAGATGGTGTATGGGAGAAACATCAGCAAAAAGTATGAGAGGCTCTGGGATGGAAGATGTAATATTCTCTGGAACATCAAATAAACCGTCAAAAAATATTGCCGAAGTATCTATTGCTTTAAGTAATGAAAATAAAGACGGACCAATACAGTACAACGATCTTGACGAAATAGAAATCAAAAGAAAAATTGAAAAAGATAAAGGATCGAAATTTTACATAAACAATAAGGAAGTTAGAGCAAAAGATGCGCAAATGTTTTTTGCAGATTTATCTACTGGAGCACATTCACCATCTTTGATTAGCCAAGGTAGAATTGGAGCTTTGGTAACAGCAAAACCTGCTGACAGAAGAGCAATACTAGAGGAAGCAGCAGGAATTGCAGGTTTACACGTTAGAAGGCACGAGGCAGAACTTAGATTAAGTGCAGCAGAGAATAACTTAAAAAGAGCAGACGAATTGAGAAGACAACAAGAAAGACAACTTGCAAATTTGCAAAAGCAAGCAGAAGAGGCTGCAAAATATAAATCAGTATCTGAGGAAATTAAAAAAGTTGAGGCAGGTCTATATTATTTAAAACTTAAAGATATTGATCATGAAATAAAACTAGAAAATGAGATAAATACTGAGGCGGAAGATCAAGTTAAAGAGTTTAATTCACAATTAGAGAATTTGGAAAAAAGAATTACAGATGAAACTAACAAGGTAACACCAATTAGAGAGAGAAACATTGAAAATCTATCTAAAATTCAGAGACTTAATCTAGAATTAAAAAGTCTTGATGAAGAAAATGAGAGAATTGAAGAGGAGATTAAGTCTATAAAAAATTCACTAAGAATGATTGATGAAGATATTGATAGGGAAAAAAGTATTGTAATTGATGCAAACTCAAATGAAAAAAGACTTAAAGAGGAAAAAGGCGAGTTAATAGAAATAGATTCTAAATATTATGAAACTGAAAAATTATCTAATCAAGATCTAGATGTTGCAAAAGAAAATTTGAAAAGAGAACAAGATAAAGTAGATAGAATTTTAGATACATTTAGTTCAGAAAATTTAAAGAAGAATATTGAACAAATAAATAAAATTATTGATCAGATAACAGCTGCAAAAAATTTAATAAATGAACAAAATAATTCAGCTGCCTTGAAAGTTTTGGATGAATGTAAGGAGAACTTATCTTATTTAAATATAAAAATTAAAGATGCAGAGGAAGGTGATAAAATCACTGTATTGAACGAGACAAATGAAATAATTAAAAAACTTCAAGAAAAATACGCTGATATTTATAGCAATAACCAAAATATTAAAAAAGAGTCTGTTAAAAGAAATGAAAGAATTCAAAAGATAGATTTAGAAATTGAAAGTTGGAAAAATCTATTAACTAATTCTGAAAAAATGGTGAGGGAGTTAAACGATAGAAAAAATAAACAAACATTAAAATTGAATGATCTTGAAAAACAGCCCCAACTGCAAGCAGAGAAAAAAGGACAGATTTCTGAGAGTTTAAGAATTTCAGAAAAGGAACAAAATGAAAATGAGACTATCATTGTAGAGATAGATGATAAAATATTAAAATTAAGTAATGAATTAAAAGATACAAAAGAAAATTCTATTGAGATCAGAGAGAGAAAAGCTAGTTCAGGTGCTACTATAGATGGTTTGAGTAAGAGAAGAAGTGATTTGCTAGAAAGAGTAAGTGCAGAATTAAATCTAAGTGAAGAAAAATTGTTAGAATTTTCAAATTTAGAAAAAGAAGTTGAATTTCCTGATGTGGTTACACAAGAAGAGTTGCTTGATGAGAAAAAAAGACAAAGGGAAAAATTAGGATCGGTAAATTTAAGAGCTGACGAAGAAACTTCAAAATATGAAGTAGAAATTAAAAAAATGGAAAAAGACAGACAAGATCTTGTAACCGCTATTATTAAACTAAAAGAAAGTATTTCTGAGCTTAATCAAAAAGGAAGAGAAAGATTGCTTGAGGCTTTTGAGAAAGTTAATAGAAAGTTTAATGAAGTATATACTAAATTATTTAATGGTGGAAATGCAAAACTTGAACTTGTTGACTCTGATGATCCATTAGATGCTGGACTAGAAATGTTAGTTAGTCCACCTGGCAAAAGACTTCAATCAATTACTTTGTTGTCAGGAGGAGAACAGGCTTTAACAGCCCTGTCTTTAATTTTTGCAGTATTCTTAACGAACCCCTCACCAATATGTGTATTGGATGAAGTTGATGCGCCTCTTGACGATGCTAACGTTACAAGATTTTGTAATTTGTTAACTGAATTAACTAAAATAACATCTACAAGATTTATAATTGTTACCCACCATGCTTTAACAATGTCAAAGATGGACAGACTTTACGGAGTTACAATGCCAGAAAAAGGAATAAGCCAACTTGTTGCTGTTGATCTTCAAAAAGCTGAGAGCATGGTTGCTTAA
- a CDS encoding AtpZ/AtpI family protein produces MSEDEFKSRLKIAKNKAEVHKDQKNPKSSSNMGTAFKMSTELVSAVAVGTIIGFILDNWFGTKPWLILIFFFVGVAAGIMNVVKTAKKMQK; encoded by the coding sequence ATGTCAGAAGATGAATTCAAATCTCGCTTAAAAATTGCAAAAAATAAAGCAGAAGTTCACAAGGATCAAAAAAATCCAAAATCTAGCTCTAACATGGGAACAGCGTTCAAAATGAGCACAGAATTGGTGTCTGCAGTAGCTGTTGGGACAATTATTGGGTTTATTTTAGACAATTGGTTTGGTACTAAGCCATGGTTAATTTTAATATTTTTTTTTGTAGGGGTGGCTGCAGGAATTATGAACGTGGTTAAAACCGCAAAAAAAATGCAAAAATAG